From Eremothecium sinecaudum strain ATCC 58844 chromosome III, complete sequence:
TCATTATTGGTTTACCTTTACGGCAAAATTATTTTGGTAAGTTTGCCAGTCTGTGCTCTATCTGTGGCTATAGACTATTCTTTCTATGGAGAAATTAGGTTTCCATTCGTTAAATTCTTGGAATTTAATGTTCTTACACCCATGGCGAACTTTTATGGGAAGATGCCTTGGCATTTCCACATTGTTCAAAGCTTACCGCTACTATTAGGCTTTACTATACCACTTTTTATCCACTCCTTCTTCCTAAAGAGTTCTAGGAAGTTCTCTCCTTGGTTTCAAGATCCTTTGTTCCAAATCAGGGCATTATTTGTGATTAACTTGATTCTTTGTTCTATTACGACTCATAAAGAATTTCGTTTCATCTATCCGATGCAACCAATTCTCCTCGCATTTACAACTTTGGATTTCCATTACTGGCTTCGTTTGTACCATCCAACTGATATAAAGATGAGCCTTTCTCAATTATCTTGGTTTTTCTGGTTTCTACCAGCACTTTCTGTGTTTGGAGCATTTATGCTGTGTAATTTCCATGAAACCGGGACAATTGAGATTATGAGTTACTTGCATTCTATACCATCAATCAAAAGCGTTGGCTTTGTAATGCCATGTCACTCCACTCCATGGCAATCACATTTACATCGAGGTGACATCGACGACATTTGGGCCATAACCTGTGAGCCTCCGCTACACCTATTGAACTCACCAGATGTTGGAAAGGCCATTGATTCATACATAGATGAGAGTGACTATTTGTACTTCAACACAGCAGAGTTCTTTCATCGAAACTTTGTACCTGTTTCCAAAGAAGTGCCTGGTCACAAGCTCACATACGAATGGCCCGAATATCTTGTCATCTTTGAAGAAATGGATAAGGCATTTATGCATGAGCATTTAAAAGACACTAACTACGCAGTAGTTAAACGTTTGTTTAATTCTATTTTTCATTGGGATAGAAGAAGGATGGGCGATATTGTAGTCTATCGTAAATTTCCATTAAAATGAAAGATTTTATATATCCCACCTACCTTTCTGTTTAGGGCTGGTTCCAGCGATAAAAGTATCTATATTCTCTAATCCTTCAAGATTGCCATGCAAAACTTCTAGATCATCCTTAATACAGTTAATAACATTACCGTAAGTTTTCTTGTAAGCTGGATTAGCAGCCACCAGATTCGTCAACTTTTCTATGGACTTTTGCGCAGCACCTAGATCCTTCAATTTCAATAAACAGTCTGTGTATCCAAGCAGGCACTCAAAGTCATGTATATCCATCCCAATTCTGAACCATTCCTTAGCCTTGCGGTAATCATTGAAGTAGTTAAGCTCTAGATATCCTAGAACCTTAAATGACTCTCTTAAACCCTGGCTCGCAGCAGATTCCAGTAATGCACGCGCCTTAAGAGGCTCAGAATTCATGTAGAGCTCCCCCAGGTAGTAGTATGACCGAAGTGAGTATTCTACAGGAGAATACTTAATAGATCTCAGAAAATAAGCTTCCGCCTGTGCCAATGCTGGCTTCCGCAATGCAAGCTCTCCTAACTTCCCATAAACCTCCCCCGCCAATACTGTCTCATCTTCGTAGTCTAAAAACTTAAGAAAGCACTCTTCTGCTTTTTTACCATCTCCATTGCTCATCGCTAGTTCTCCCGTAAGCTTTAAAGTGAGTGGATGATTCTGCTGGTATAGAGCCTTGattattttctttgaatGTTCCACATCTGTAAGTGATGACTTGGATATATCCCTTAATTGCTCAAAAGCTAGTGATGAAGAAGCATTTTTATCTCCTAACTCAGCTGCTCTATAAAGTATCTCGTTTTCCAAATCGAGAAGATGCTTGTTGGTACTTTTTGACCGATATCTTGTTAACTCGAGCACTTTTTTCATAATCATCAAGTCAGTCGGCTGAATGCCCCTTGGTATCTTTACGGCATCAGCATTTTTATCGAGATTCCTGTAAAGTAGTTCGTATACTGGATAAAGCTTACCAAATGACAGCCTACTATCAAGCTCAAACAGTAATCGGTTAAcaaacttcttctttggaAAGATTGCATTAATGTCCGGCCTTTTAAATGCAGATGACAGAAACCGTCTACCTATGCAACTCAGCTTACGACTAATCATTGAGTTTTATGCTATATCCACTGAAGTTCCTCTGCTCTCAGGTTTGTTAAATCTTGAATCAGTAAAATTAATAACGTGACTTTAAAATCCGGTCAGTGGACATGACCAACATAAAACTCTAAATATCTTTGCCCACAAGTATTGACTAGGAAGTCCGTTTGATATCCCATTTATTCCTTAAATGCCTATTctatttatttatttctGACATTAACTACTTCTTGGTATACGTTGGCAGTTCCTCCGGAGCAGTAGGCTCTGGTAGTTCTAAGAAGTACTGACTCGTTAAGCACTGAACAGTATCCCAACGTATATGAGGATTCATTGTTAGCATTCCAGCGAGCAAATCAAGTGCATTTTCGGTAGCCGCGATAAACCGCGTTCTAAGTTCCTCTCTGGAAGGCGGAGGATAGAACTGAATCTTATTATAACctgaaaatgatgataCTTCCGGCCAGTCCTTATCTGTGGGCGTCCCT
This genomic window contains:
- the GPI10 gene encoding putative glycosylphosphatidylinositol-alpha 1,2 mannosyltransferase (Syntenic homolog of Ashbya gossypii ADL281C; Syntenic homolog of Saccharomyces cerevisiae YGL142C (GPI10)) yields the protein MKELMYLKPLILFRIINALLTKSFFQADEFMQSLEPAHVKVFGYGQLTWEWQHGIRSYGFPFIFELVYYCVIFLSKLSSIIVSMAVECYHQLFIVSFPNSKLGLDMLNEMVKFPGEIETFVEYYGVWYGPKIAMAVIAAIGEFYSMLFIGKIFQRIMNKEDDKVQESESVKKIAMVLSLTNFFNCFFITRTFINSFEMALTSAALYYWDWDGGLGIKGSDFTKSLAISIFATFQRPTNIILWAVLGALLSLNLICKKNWSLLVYLYGKIILVSLPVCALSVAIDYSFYGEIRFPFVKFLEFNVLTPMANFYGKMPWHFHIVQSLPLLLGFTIPLFIHSFFLKSSRKFSPWFQDPLFQIRALFVINLILCSITTHKEFRFIYPMQPILLAFTTLDFHYWLRLYHPTDIKMSLSQLSWFFWFLPALSVFGAFMLCNFHETGTIEIMSYLHSIPSIKSVGFVMPCHSTPWQSHLHRGDIDDIWAITCEPPLHLLNSPDVGKAIDSYIDESDYLYFNTAEFFHRNFVPVSKEVPGHKLTYEWPEYLVIFEEMDKAFMHEHLKDTNYAVVKRLFNSIFHWDRRRMGDIVVYRKFPLK
- the MSS2 gene encoding Mss2p (Syntenic homolog of Ashbya gossypii ADL282W; Syntenic homolog of Saccharomyces cerevisiae YDL107W (MSS2)) — protein: MISRKLSCIGRRFLSSAFKRPDINAIFPKKKFVNRLLFELDSRLSFGKLYPVYELLYRNLDKNADAVKIPRGIQPTDLMIMKKVLELTRYRSKSTNKHLLDLENEILYRAAELGDKNASSSLAFEQLRDISKSSLTDVEHSKKIIKALYQQNHPLTLKLTGELAMSNGDGKKAEECFLKFLDYEDETVLAGEVYGKLGELALRKPALAQAEAYFLRSIKYSPVEYSLRSYYYLGELYMNSEPLKARALLESAASQGLRESFKVLGYLELNYFNDYRKAKEWFRIGMDIHDFECLLGYTDCLLKLKDLGAAQKSIEKLTNLVAANPAYKKTYGNVINCIKDDLEVLHGNLEGLENIDTFIAGTSPKQKGRWDI